In Glandiceps talaboti chromosome 14, keGlaTala1.1, whole genome shotgun sequence, a single genomic region encodes these proteins:
- the LOC144445420 gene encoding uncharacterized protein LOC144445420, with translation MRKEPISANSAIEVSIAARGFNDKHWSTPPTITNLTNGTTENKISTFEDVEFYGQGEAKFHKEEVVPNIAHFIWFSNHSFEFYHLLSILSVHKVMKADRILFHTDFEPSGLYWEETKEKVTTLEVVHRDPPLTVFNQTLAPRYHQADIASIEILMETGGVYFDPDIFVVQPLDYLRHYDCVMGREIPGFIAKGIIFANKDSQFLRLYYDGYKHYDAHCWNCNSLKYPNYLAKKYPRLIHVEETSLIYPPGNRWRMMFFGRFRWWVDNFTVHIWIRNFLRLQVGRNVVISPQTIKTMQSAFGEMCRFIYYDEPPPQT, from the coding sequence ATGCGCAAAGAACCAATTTCTGCCAATTCTGCAATTGAAGTAAGCATTGCGGCAAGAGGTTTCAACGATAAGCATTGGAGTACGCCACCAACGATAACAAACTTAACAAATGGGACGACCGAAAATAAGATATCGACATTTGAAGACGTCGAGTTTTACGGTCAAGGGGAGGCTAAGTTCCACAAAGAAGAAGTTGTACCAAATATTGCTCATTTTATTTGGTTCAGCAATCATTCATTCGAATTCTATCATTTACTTAGTATTCTGAGCGTTCACAAAGTCATGAAAGCTGATAGAATTCTTTTCCATACAGATTTTGAACCAAGTGGACTTTATTGGGAGGAAACTAAGGAAAAAGTTACAACTTTAGAAGTTGTACATCGTGATCCACCGTTAACTGTATTCAACCAGACTCTGGCTCCACGGTATCACCAGGCAGACATTGCTAGTATAGAAATACTGATGGAAACAGGTGGCGTTTACTTCGATCCAGATATATTCGTGGTTCAACCGCTGGACTACTTGAGACATTACGACTGTGTTATGGGCAGAGAGATACCGGGTTTCATCGCTAAAGGAATAATATTTGCTAATAAAGATTCCCAGTTTCTCCGTTTATATTATGATGGCTATAAACACTACGATGCTCATTGCTGGAATTGTAACTCGTTAAAATATCCCAATTATTTGGCTAAAAAATATCCACGTTTAATCCATGTCGAAGAAACGAGTCTGATTTACCCTCCTGGTAACCGATGGAGGATGATGTTTTTTGGACGATTTCGATGGTGGGTCGATAACTTCACTGTACATATTTGGATAAGAAATTTTCTTAGACTCCAGGTTGGAAGAAACGTAGTTATATCTCCACAAACTATAAAAACAATGCAATCAGCTTTTGGTGAAATGTGTCGATTCATATATTATGATGAACCACCTCCACAAACCTAA